Within the Saccharomonospora amisosensis genome, the region CGGCCGTCGCCAAGCTGTGGCGGCTGCGCGGCGGCTCCGGCCAGGACATCGCCGTCGACCTGCGCGTCGCACCACACCGGCTGTGCCCCTTCTACGACCGCAAATGGGAGTTGCTCAACGGCTACCCGCCCGGCACGCAGGCGAACGCGACGCAGGCGCTCGGCCTGCGGTTCTACCGAACCGCCGACGGCAGGTGGGTAATGCCGCTCAACCCGTACCCCAAGATCAAACTCGCCGCCCAGCGGCTGCTCGGCGTTCCCGAGGACAGCAAGGCCGTTGCCGCCGCGATCGCCAGTTGGCGCGGCCGGGAACTGGAGGAGGCCGCGGTGACGGCTGGCACGGTGCTGCCGATGCTGCGCACCACGGAGGAACTCCTCGCCGAACCGCACTACACCGAGGCACTGGCCGGCATGCCGCTGGTGGAGATCACGAAGATCGGGGAGAGCGACCCCGAGCCGCTCACCTCGGCCACCGATCCGCTGTCCGGGGTAAGGGCGCTTGGCATGGGTCACGTCATCGCGGGCGCGGGCGTGGGCAGGGCACTGGCACTGCACGGCGCCGACGTGCTGAACCTGTGGCGACCGGAGGAACTCGAGCACGACGCCATCTACACCACCGCCAACGTGGGGGTGCGATCGGCGACCATCGACCCGTACCGCGAGGACGGTCACGCGCTGATTCAGCGGCTGCTTTGCGGTGCCGACGTGTTCTATGCCAACCGCCGCCCCGGCTACCTCTCCCGGATCGGACTGTCCGCGGAACAGGCGGCGATGAGCAGGCCCGGCATCATCCACGCCACAGCTTCGCTGAACGGCGAGCGGGGGCCGTGGGCCGATCGCATCGGGTTCGACCAGACGGCGGGCAGCCTCGTCGGGATGATGCACCTGGAAGGTGACGGGGAACGCCCTGGCCTGCCTCCGATCATGGTCGTCAACGACTACATCGTCTCGTGGTTGCTGGCCGCCGGGGTCGTGGAGGCACTCGCGCGCAGAGCGCGGGAAGGCGGCAGCTACCGGGTGCACGTCTCGCTCACCCGTGCGGCGCTGTGGATACTCAGTCTCGGCATTTTCGACAAGGAGTACGCCGAGAACACCGCGGGCCGGGGTGAGGACCATACCTATCTCGACCCGGAGACGTTCAGCGCGCGAACCCCGCTCGGCCATTACCAGGGAGTCACCGAACAGGTGTCCATGTCACGTACCCCCGGGCGATACCCGTTCGTGCTCGTACCTCGAGGCTCCTGCCGTCCGGAGTGGACCGAGTAGCCCGGAAGGGGGAACACCGACACTCCACTACCGTCAGCGTTGCCGCTGCGTTGCCCATGTGCGCCTTGCCCGGTAGCGTCCGGTTACGGGTCGCATGACCCTCCGGCCCAGTCCTTGCCGGGTAAGCGACGTCGACGACGAACTGGGCGGAGGTGCCGTGTTGACCCTGCACGACTATTTGCAGGTTGCACGCGAACGCTGGAAAACCATCCTGGTGGGCCTGCTGCTCGGCATCGCCACGGCCGCGACCCTCACCTGGACCATGGTGCCGCAGTACTCCGCGCAGGCGACGATCTATATCTCCTCGCACGCGACCGGCGATCTGACCGATGCCTATCAAGGCAACCGCCTGTCCGCCGACAAGGTCAAGTCGTACACCCAACTACTCACCAGCCACAGGATCGGCCAGGACGTCGTCAACCGACTTGGCCTTGACGTCCCGGCCGACGAGGTGGCCGGGCAACTGAGCTCCTCGTCCGAGCCGGAAACGGTGCTGCTGAGCGTGCAGGCGACCGATCCCTCGCCAGCACGGGCACGCGACCTCGCCAACGCCGCGGCGGGCTCGTTCACCGGACTGGTCGGCCAACTCGAGCGCCCCGCCGGTGGCGGGCCACCGACCGTGACAGCGCAAGTCGTCGAATCCGCTCGCATCCCGGCAGGGCCGGTCAGCCCGCGACCCGTACTGAACATCGCCGTCGGTGTCCTCCTCGGCCTGCTCGGTGGCTACGGCGGCGCCATGGTCAGGCACCTGCTGGACACCAGCATCAAGTCCCAACAGGTCCTCGCGAAGATCACCGACGCACCTCACCTCGGGAATGTCGCGTTCGACCCCGAGGTCCCCAAACGCCCGCTGACCGTGCACACCGACCCGCAGTCGCCACGCAGCGAAGAGTTCCGGAAGATCAGGACCAACCTGCAGTTCGTGGACGTGGACAGCCCGAACAAGGCCATCGTGGTGACAAGCGCCATCCCCGACGAGGGCAAGACCACCACGCTGTGCAATATCGCCATCGCGGTGGCGCAGGCGGGCAGCAGGGTGCTGGTGGTCGAGACCGATCTGCGGCGTCCGCGAGCGGCACACTATCTCGGCGTCGAGGGGGCCGTCGGTATCACCAGTGTGCTTTCCGGGCGCGTTTCGCTAAGCGACGCCGTGCAGCCGTGGAACTTCAACATGCTCGACGTACTCGCCAGCGGCCCGATCCCGCCGAACCCGAGCGAGCTTCTCGCGTCGCAGCAGATGAGTACCTTACTCAAGGAGCTTCGTAGCAGGTACGACTTCATCATCTTCGACGCACCGCCGCTGCTTCCGGTGACCGACGCGGCGGTGCTGGGCACGCAATGCGACGGGGCCCTGATCGTCGCCCGGCACGGTAAGACGACGACGAACCAGGTGAAAGCCGCGGTTTCCGCGCTGGAAGCCGCCTCCGTACGAACGCTCGGCACGGTTCTCACCATGGTTCCGCAACCGAAATCGACGTCCTACTACCACTATTACTACTACTCGGAGGAGCGGCGGCCCGCGGCGTCCCGTCCGGCACAGCGCAGCGCCGCCACCGACACCGGGCAGACCACCACGAACGGCCATGGTGAACAGCCGAGACAACAGCAACCCCTCCCGGTTCCGGAACAAGGCTGGCGACACGAAAGGCACCGCGTCCGGTGACCATCACGAGGTGATGCAATGACCACCAGCCATACCGGCCAGAACTTTCGAATACTCTTCGTCTGCACCGGAAACATCTGCAGATCACCGTTCGCGCAGTTCCTCACGGACAGCCTTATCAAGGCCAGGCTCCGCCCCGTCGACGCCGATCGGTTCGTCGTCGGCAGCGCCGGAATCGAGGCGCTGCCCGGTGCGCGAATCGATGTCCTGGCACACGCCGAACTCGCCAGGCGTGGCCTGGCCGGGTCAGCGGCGGAGTTCAGGGCACGGCGGCTACAGCCGGAAACGGCGGCGAACGCGGACCTGGTGCTGACGGCCGACCGTGATCATCGTTCGGCGGTCGTCCATCTCGCGCCTTCGGCTCTGCGCAAGACCTTCTGCATCCGCGAGTTCGCCAGGCATATCCGCGACATCCCCCCGGTCGGGCTTCCCCCACACCCGGTGGATCGAGCGACGCGGCTGGTCGCGCTGGCGGCCCAGCGTCGCGGTGCGGTCTGCTATGCCACCGAGCACGACGACACGATTCCCGATCCTCGCGGCCGCTCGGCCGCCGTTCATCGCAGCATGGCCGAGACCATCGCAAGCGCCATAACACCATTCGTAGGAAGGTTGGCCGAACCTGTTATGGAAACGCCAGCGCGGGAAACCGTGTGAAAAGCAATCCGGCCAGTCAGACAATTACCCGAATGGTTCAACGAGCTCGACGGCACAATGCGAGGCCACAAGCAACGGTGCTAACGTGACCACGTAACCGGACCTCCCCGGACCCTCCCGGACCAAGCGATTCCCCGGGGAATCAACGAAGGCAAATCAGAGACGGCACCGCCTGAACCAACAGCGGCGTGATTTCCGCCCGGGTCGATATTGCCACTTTGAACTATCTGCCCTGGCATGCGAACTCCCGCTCGCTGTCTGCCTGGTGAATGTTGTCCACCGGCCTTCGGTTCAGCCTCGGGTCGCGCGACGCCCGCGTCCAGGAGATCAGAGTGCGAGGTAGCACCATGCACGACCTTGTCATGGCCTTTTCCGCGCCATGGCGGCGAAAGACCGCCCTGCTGGCAGCCGTCGACGGATTTTCGTGGCTGCTCGCGATATTGCTCGCCAGTTGGCTGCGTTACGAGTTCACACTCGATCAGGTCTTCGGCGGCGCGCTTGTCCGTGCGACGGCGGTCGCCGTGCTCGCGTCGTGGGTCACCGGCTGGGCGAGCCGTCTTTACTCCGGCGGATATGCCGTCGGCAGCCTCGACGATGTCCTCAACCTTGCGAAATCCACGATTCTTGGTGGATTCGCCCTGTTGATCGCCCTACTGCTGGGGCTGACTCCGTCGATCCCGCGATCGGTCCCGGTGATCGCTACGCTGCTGGCCCTTTCCATGTCCGCCTCGGCGCGACTTCTCGCCCGCGCCTACCGCGGCCGCAGGCTGCGACCAAGGCAATCCTCGGCGCGCCGGGTCATCGTGTACGGCTCGGGACCGCAGGGTGAACAGCTCATCCGCTCGATGCTTTCCGGAGCTGCGGGCGATCTGCTCCCGGTGGCCGTACTGGACGACGACACCGAAACGCCAAACGCGAGGGTGGCGGGGGTGCCGGTGCGCGGAGGAACGGGACAGCTCGAGGCAGTGTCCAGGGAGACCCGCGCGCAACTGCTGATCGTCGCGATGGTGAACCCCGACCCCGCCGCCATGCGTTCACTGGTCTCCGCCGCCGCGAACACCTCGCTCGACGTCAAGGTGCTGCCGCCGCTTTCGGAACTGCTGCGGCCGTGGGCCGACTTCTCCGATCTGCGCGACCTCAACCTCACCGACCTGCTCGGCCGGGCACCGGTGGACACCGATGTGCAGTCCATCGCCGGATACCTCGCGGGGCAGCGCGTGCTCATCACCGGCGCGGGTGGGTCGATCGGTTCGGAAC harbors:
- a CDS encoding arsenate reductase/protein-tyrosine-phosphatase family protein; its protein translation is MTTSHTGQNFRILFVCTGNICRSPFAQFLTDSLIKARLRPVDADRFVVGSAGIEALPGARIDVLAHAELARRGLAGSAAEFRARRLQPETAANADLVLTADRDHRSAVVHLAPSALRKTFCIREFARHIRDIPPVGLPPHPVDRATRLVALAAQRRGAVCYATEHDDTIPDPRGRSAAVHRSMAETIASAITPFVGRLAEPVMETPARETV
- a CDS encoding polysaccharide biosynthesis tyrosine autokinase yields the protein MTLHDYLQVARERWKTILVGLLLGIATAATLTWTMVPQYSAQATIYISSHATGDLTDAYQGNRLSADKVKSYTQLLTSHRIGQDVVNRLGLDVPADEVAGQLSSSSEPETVLLSVQATDPSPARARDLANAAAGSFTGLVGQLERPAGGGPPTVTAQVVESARIPAGPVSPRPVLNIAVGVLLGLLGGYGGAMVRHLLDTSIKSQQVLAKITDAPHLGNVAFDPEVPKRPLTVHTDPQSPRSEEFRKIRTNLQFVDVDSPNKAIVVTSAIPDEGKTTTLCNIAIAVAQAGSRVLVVETDLRRPRAAHYLGVEGAVGITSVLSGRVSLSDAVQPWNFNMLDVLASGPIPPNPSELLASQQMSTLLKELRSRYDFIIFDAPPLLPVTDAAVLGTQCDGALIVARHGKTTTNQVKAAVSALEAASVRTLGTVLTMVPQPKSTSYYHYYYYSEERRPAASRPAQRSAATDTGQTTTNGHGEQPRQQQPLPVPEQGWRHERHRVR
- a CDS encoding CoA transferase; protein product: MLLTERLTSALACPASDDAFDPHAALTDVLAGLGMSAADTGGTITFTGADPVVPSTLRLGGAAAVALAAKSAAVAKLWRLRGGSGQDIAVDLRVAPHRLCPFYDRKWELLNGYPPGTQANATQALGLRFYRTADGRWVMPLNPYPKIKLAAQRLLGVPEDSKAVAAAIASWRGRELEEAAVTAGTVLPMLRTTEELLAEPHYTEALAGMPLVEITKIGESDPEPLTSATDPLSGVRALGMGHVIAGAGVGRALALHGADVLNLWRPEELEHDAIYTTANVGVRSATIDPYREDGHALIQRLLCGADVFYANRRPGYLSRIGLSAEQAAMSRPGIIHATASLNGERGPWADRIGFDQTAGSLVGMMHLEGDGERPGLPPIMVVNDYIVSWLLAAGVVEALARRAREGGSYRVHVSLTRAALWILSLGIFDKEYAENTAGRGEDHTYLDPETFSARTPLGHYQGVTEQVSMSRTPGRYPFVLVPRGSCRPEWTE